The following are encoded in a window of Nibricoccus aquaticus genomic DNA:
- a CDS encoding pectate lyase has translation MKLLSDITSSKSSTKRIIGTALAVLALGATTGFSAAASSADTLHEQAQSALKKAATFYRTKVALHGGYTYYYSEDLKNYWGEGVGNADQIWVEPPGTPSVGLAYLKAYSATGDSYYLDAARETGLALVHGQLESGGWSQRIDFDPKGKFAGRYRNGKGDKKGPNNSSLDDDQTQSSIIFLCQLDRALEFKDAAIHDASLYALDSLLKAQFPIGAFPQGWSEPVSDYPILKASFPKDWPRLWPHEPYYRYYTLNDGLVGTVSEALLVAIECYKDERYKKALSKLGDFLILAQMPDPQPAWAQQYNFEMQPTWARKFEPPAIAGLESEDAIRTLMKIYRVTGDEKYLEPIPRALTYLKTGVLPDGRMPRYRELETNRALYMTRKPGVSGNSNAPGYYDFSYSDANLPAHYGWKQETSIKELAAEYEVLKKDGAKPASRKVAQSFTETGKLVSAQPNDSGDSAQSRAALEKQVREIVTAQDSEGRWVNVYDGERLVGQPKFAKGFRFIGSHTFNHHMEVLAAYLSATEKK, from the coding sequence ATGAAACTACTCTCAGACATCACATCCTCGAAATCTTCAACAAAGCGAATCATCGGCACTGCCCTGGCTGTGCTCGCGCTTGGTGCGACCACCGGCTTTTCGGCCGCGGCCTCATCGGCAGACACGCTTCACGAACAGGCGCAGTCGGCACTGAAAAAAGCGGCGACGTTTTATCGTACCAAGGTCGCGCTGCATGGCGGCTACACGTACTATTACTCCGAGGATTTGAAAAATTATTGGGGTGAAGGCGTGGGCAATGCGGACCAGATCTGGGTCGAGCCGCCGGGTACACCGTCCGTCGGTCTCGCTTATCTGAAGGCGTATTCTGCGACGGGAGATAGCTATTACCTGGATGCCGCCCGGGAGACCGGCCTCGCACTGGTTCACGGCCAGTTGGAATCAGGCGGCTGGTCGCAGCGAATTGACTTCGATCCGAAGGGGAAATTCGCGGGCCGTTACCGCAACGGAAAAGGCGACAAGAAAGGCCCGAACAATTCGTCGCTCGACGACGATCAAACGCAGTCTTCGATCATCTTTCTGTGTCAGCTGGATCGTGCGCTTGAGTTCAAAGACGCGGCGATTCACGACGCATCCCTCTACGCACTGGATTCCCTGTTGAAGGCGCAGTTTCCCATTGGAGCCTTTCCTCAAGGCTGGAGTGAACCGGTTAGCGACTATCCTATTTTGAAGGCCTCGTTCCCCAAGGACTGGCCGCGCCTTTGGCCGCATGAACCTTACTACCGCTACTACACTTTGAACGATGGATTGGTCGGCACCGTTTCGGAAGCGCTTCTGGTCGCGATCGAGTGTTACAAAGATGAACGTTACAAGAAGGCGCTGTCCAAGCTGGGTGACTTCCTGATTCTCGCGCAGATGCCCGATCCGCAGCCGGCCTGGGCGCAGCAATATAATTTTGAGATGCAACCCACGTGGGCGCGCAAGTTCGAGCCACCGGCCATCGCCGGCCTCGAGTCGGAGGATGCGATTCGCACGTTGATGAAGATCTACCGCGTAACGGGAGATGAAAAATACCTCGAGCCGATCCCGCGCGCGCTGACTTATCTCAAGACCGGCGTGCTGCCGGACGGCCGCATGCCGCGCTATCGCGAACTGGAGACCAACCGCGCGCTCTACATGACCCGAAAGCCGGGCGTGAGCGGAAACTCCAACGCTCCTGGTTATTACGACTTCTCGTACAGTGACGCCAATCTGCCCGCGCACTACGGCTGGAAGCAGGAGACCTCGATCAAGGAACTGGCGGCTGAGTATGAGGTGTTGAAAAAAGACGGCGCCAAGCCTGCATCGCGCAAAGTCGCCCAGAGCTTCACCGAGACGGGCAAACTGGTTTCCGCTCAACCGAACGATTCTGGTGACAGTGCCCAGTCACGCGCTGCCTTGGAAAAACAGGTTCGCGAGATCGTTACGGCTCAGGATTCCGAAGGCCGCTGGGTGAATGTTTACGACGGGGAGCGTCTTGTCGGTCAGCCGAAGTTTGCGAAGGGATTCCGCTTCATCGGCAGCCACACGTTTAATCATCACATGGAAGTACTCGCGGCGTACCTGTCGGCTACGGAAAAAAAATAA
- a CDS encoding DUF4838 domain-containing protein, which yields MPVWAFVLTCSLAAVARLTAQVAIVGEGKALAVVVTADRPTAVATYAAEELVYHIKKATGMTLSVIREGDGSSSSQTRIYLGATKAAAVAGIDVPKLAPETFALKTVDNALFIAGGDGAGDPLDVGTFAGTLLGVYEWLERDLGARWLWPGDLGTYVPQSKSVAARKVDAVISPKFFQRNVRGGLTFKATNSELGFTANAAEEYAHAQTVYLRRCRMGKSVRLSYRHAFTDWWAKYGATHPEWFQLVNGKRGPTKPGGSYSMCVSNPEFQKEVVRLWWEARQKSGATAGGSFLNAVENGIMGLCECENCRALDGPEPGDFLKHYSPKSKMMGSRYVTDRYVRFWLAVQKEAEKYDPTVTVVAYNYFNYFYRPSPGLKLNDRFLIGSYPSSGWFPRSTEEQVWFKDQWRGWQATGARLFSRGNYCLDGYNMPLIFAHQFVDEFHSQLESGMVATDYDALTGQWSTQGPNIYVLMRLHTKPEASADDLLAEYYSAFGAAAPLVKKYFDYWETYALENRERINQAFIDLDASRWRSWAIAAHVVFPPETFEHAGSILAEAAAAVQSDEEAGARVGFLKNGLTHARLSARAAALLTVADPGATVERGYQALRDLITFRQAHEREWLGNFNHSAWIEEASWRLPGQTKPLTQTETNKL from the coding sequence ATGCCTGTATGGGCATTTGTACTGACCTGCTCGCTTGCGGCTGTCGCCAGACTGACCGCGCAAGTGGCCATCGTTGGCGAAGGGAAAGCGCTGGCGGTGGTCGTCACGGCGGACCGACCCACGGCGGTCGCCACTTATGCGGCCGAGGAACTGGTCTATCATATCAAGAAAGCCACAGGCATGACGCTGTCGGTGATCCGGGAAGGTGACGGTTCCTCGTCTTCGCAAACCCGCATTTATCTCGGCGCAACCAAGGCGGCGGCTGTCGCTGGGATAGACGTGCCGAAACTGGCTCCGGAGACTTTCGCGCTAAAGACGGTGGATAACGCCTTATTCATCGCCGGTGGCGATGGTGCGGGAGACCCGCTCGATGTCGGGACTTTCGCGGGCACTTTGCTGGGCGTTTATGAATGGCTGGAACGTGATCTGGGCGCTCGCTGGCTCTGGCCGGGTGATCTGGGGACCTATGTTCCGCAGTCGAAGAGTGTGGCTGCGAGGAAGGTCGACGCCGTCATTTCTCCAAAGTTTTTCCAACGAAATGTGCGCGGCGGACTCACGTTCAAAGCGACGAATTCGGAACTCGGTTTCACCGCGAATGCCGCGGAAGAGTATGCGCATGCGCAGACGGTTTATCTCCGCCGCTGTCGCATGGGAAAGAGCGTCCGCCTGAGCTACCGCCACGCTTTCACCGACTGGTGGGCGAAATATGGAGCGACGCATCCCGAGTGGTTTCAGCTGGTCAATGGCAAGCGAGGTCCGACGAAGCCGGGCGGGAGCTACTCCATGTGCGTGTCGAATCCTGAGTTTCAGAAGGAGGTCGTCCGCTTGTGGTGGGAGGCGCGGCAGAAGTCTGGTGCCACGGCTGGCGGTTCGTTTCTCAACGCGGTGGAGAACGGAATCATGGGGCTTTGCGAATGCGAAAATTGCCGTGCGCTGGACGGACCTGAGCCGGGAGATTTCCTGAAGCACTATTCGCCCAAATCGAAAATGATGGGCTCGCGCTATGTGACCGACCGGTATGTGCGCTTCTGGCTGGCGGTGCAGAAGGAGGCGGAGAAGTACGATCCGACGGTGACGGTCGTGGCGTACAATTACTTCAACTACTTTTACCGACCGTCACCCGGCTTGAAATTAAACGATCGCTTCCTGATCGGCTCTTATCCGTCCAGCGGCTGGTTCCCGCGGTCCACTGAGGAGCAGGTGTGGTTCAAGGATCAGTGGCGCGGATGGCAGGCCACCGGCGCGCGTCTCTTCTCCCGCGGTAATTACTGTCTGGACGGCTACAACATGCCGTTGATTTTCGCGCATCAGTTCGTCGACGAGTTTCACTCGCAATTGGAGAGCGGAATGGTCGCGACCGACTATGATGCATTGACCGGCCAATGGAGCACGCAGGGGCCGAACATCTATGTGTTGATGCGTCTCCACACCAAGCCCGAGGCGTCGGCCGACGATCTGCTGGCGGAGTATTACAGCGCGTTCGGTGCTGCTGCGCCGCTGGTCAAAAAATATTTCGATTACTGGGAGACCTACGCCCTGGAGAATCGCGAAAGAATCAACCAGGCGTTCATCGACCTGGATGCGTCACGCTGGCGTTCGTGGGCGATCGCCGCACACGTGGTATTTCCGCCCGAAACGTTCGAACACGCCGGGTCGATTCTTGCCGAAGCAGCGGCGGCTGTTCAAAGCGACGAAGAGGCAGGCGCGCGCGTTGGCTTCCTTAAAAACGGCCTGACTCACGCCCGTCTTAGTGCGCGTGCGGCTGCGTTGCTCACGGTCGCTGACCCGGGCGCGACGGTCGAGCGCGGGTATCAGGCCTTGCGGGATCTGATCACGTTCCGCCAGGCCCACGAGCGGGAGTGGCTCGGCAATTTCAATCACAGCGCCTGGATCGAAGAGGCCAGCTGGCGCCTTCCCGGCCAGACGAAGCCTCTGACTCAAACTGAAACCAACAAACTTTAA
- a CDS encoding DUF4838 domain-containing protein, whose translation MIKTIFAHRYLRRLIPAILLAAATAAQAAGTAGLEIVKDGKANAVIVTPKRANKTVTYAAQELVYHVQKATGVTLPVQTEGSGQSTGTRIYLGDTEAARAAGLDGQKLAAETFVLRTASNALYIVGKDANEKPLDQAQPFGSFNTSAGTLFGVYEWMDRDLGVRWLWPGELGTYVPKTRTVVVQPVDETISPRFFQRNVRPGLEYKFGHSALGFTPRAAEEYGREQTVFLRRYRMGRNQPMSYRHAFTDWWEKYGKDHPEWFQLVNGKRGPINPGDRYAMCVSNVELQKKIVELWKERGGDKSQGLLSFINAVENDYLGSCECEHCRAWDGPQPPDRDKYYAPNFKVYGTHFMSDRYARFALEIQKLAAKENPNAAVIGYVYFNYFQAPTSDIKLNSNVILGFCPSAGWYPRTDDEHQWYKDQWDGWKKTGARVFVRHNYFLDGYSMPFIVAHQFADDFQYQAKGGMFGTDFDSLTGQWSTQGPTLYLLMRLHTHPEAPVDKLLAEYYSGFGPAAEQVKAYFDFWEKYTMDNRQLITDVFYDRVAIRWRTWAKAAHRVFPENCFAAGEELLAKAEAAAKNDPESAARVAFLRTGLTHAKLCSKVAALLTQADPQSTPERGKAALEELLRFRRAHEREWFSNLSHSAWVEDISWKLSNETKQEPEYYP comes from the coding sequence ATGATCAAAACGATTTTTGCCCACCGATACCTACGGCGGCTTATCCCGGCGATTCTTCTCGCAGCCGCCACGGCTGCGCAGGCTGCGGGTACCGCCGGCCTGGAAATCGTCAAAGACGGAAAAGCCAATGCCGTCATCGTCACGCCCAAGCGTGCGAACAAGACCGTCACCTACGCAGCGCAGGAACTCGTTTATCACGTGCAGAAGGCGACCGGCGTAACGCTGCCAGTGCAGACGGAAGGTTCGGGGCAATCCACGGGCACGCGGATCTATCTGGGCGATACCGAGGCTGCGCGCGCGGCCGGTCTTGATGGACAGAAACTCGCTGCGGAGACGTTTGTTCTGCGCACGGCGTCGAATGCGCTTTATATCGTCGGCAAAGACGCCAACGAAAAGCCGCTCGATCAGGCCCAGCCGTTTGGAAGTTTCAACACCTCCGCCGGCACGCTGTTTGGTGTCTACGAGTGGATGGACCGCGACCTCGGTGTGCGCTGGCTCTGGCCCGGCGAGCTCGGCACTTATGTTCCGAAGACACGCACGGTTGTTGTCCAACCAGTCGATGAGACGATCTCGCCGCGCTTCTTCCAGCGCAACGTGCGCCCGGGCCTTGAATACAAATTTGGGCATTCTGCACTCGGATTCACTCCCAGAGCGGCGGAAGAATATGGACGCGAGCAGACCGTCTTTTTGCGCCGTTATCGCATGGGCCGGAATCAGCCGATGAGCTACCGGCACGCGTTCACCGACTGGTGGGAGAAGTATGGCAAGGATCACCCCGAGTGGTTCCAACTGGTCAACGGCAAGCGCGGCCCGATCAATCCCGGCGATCGCTACGCGATGTGCGTCTCCAATGTCGAACTGCAGAAGAAGATTGTGGAGCTCTGGAAAGAGCGTGGCGGCGATAAAAGCCAGGGGCTCCTGAGTTTCATCAACGCGGTCGAAAACGACTATCTCGGCTCCTGCGAATGCGAGCACTGCCGCGCCTGGGATGGTCCGCAGCCTCCCGATCGCGACAAATACTATGCGCCGAATTTCAAGGTGTACGGCACGCATTTCATGTCGGATCGCTACGCCCGGTTTGCTCTGGAGATCCAGAAACTCGCGGCGAAGGAAAATCCCAACGCAGCGGTGATTGGCTACGTTTACTTCAATTACTTCCAGGCACCGACCTCGGATATTAAACTCAATTCAAACGTGATCCTCGGATTCTGTCCTTCCGCTGGATGGTATCCACGCACGGACGATGAGCATCAGTGGTACAAGGATCAGTGGGATGGATGGAAAAAGACAGGCGCGCGGGTGTTTGTCCGTCATAACTACTTCCTGGATGGCTACAGCATGCCGTTCATCGTCGCGCATCAGTTCGCGGACGACTTCCAGTATCAGGCGAAGGGCGGGATGTTCGGCACTGATTTCGATTCGCTGACGGGCCAATGGTCCACGCAGGGCCCGACCCTTTATCTTCTGATGCGCCTGCACACGCATCCGGAGGCTCCCGTGGACAAGCTTCTGGCGGAGTACTACTCCGGGTTCGGTCCCGCGGCGGAACAGGTGAAGGCGTATTTCGACTTCTGGGAGAAATACACCATGGATAACCGGCAGCTCATCACCGACGTGTTCTACGACCGCGTCGCGATTCGCTGGCGCACCTGGGCCAAGGCAGCGCACCGCGTTTTCCCCGAGAACTGTTTTGCCGCCGGCGAGGAGTTGCTCGCGAAAGCGGAAGCGGCTGCGAAAAACGATCCGGAGTCGGCAGCGCGTGTGGCCTTTCTTCGCACAGGTCTGACCCATGCGAAGCTCTGCTCGAAGGTCGCGGCGTTGCTCACGCAGGCCGATCCCCAATCCACGCCTGAGCGTGGCAAGGCTGCGTTGGAAGAACTGCTGCGCTTCCGTCGCGCGCATGAACGCGAGTGGTTCTCGAACCTTTCGCACAGCGCGTGGGTGGAGGATATCAGCTGGAAACTCTCCAACGAGACCAAGCAGGAGCCTGAATATTATCCCTGA
- a CDS encoding glycoside hydrolase family 31 protein — MNKAFVFFLRLTVLSVCWLQPMLAAPVSSNSWLRETPDSFSFHNEEAVLVLERQALGIRLQDAAGKTYFSQSDRPAFLIDGKWVSLAGLQSASLDGDSVRLQFKLSSGADARGEVRKFGKNGFRIILAPENRGATAVRGGNMLGTVEEIYGFGEMWNGRVAQRGQSFDLWDKGGTPDECAYMPYYVSTANYAFFLNYGGSVRFDVGQKSSDRISYEAPTGELDITLVRGESIASTVKNFLSVIGLPARPPRWSFKPWFWLMSDPDQPSANIDTLRGHHSVDMVKKLHAMNIPVGVTWFEPPWQDARSSFIPNPAFSPDFKALNKELEDLGVRALAWTVPYTTKNSRNWQEAVDRRLMVQRNAPAETGDVKISTSGELVGRYYNMIDLYNPEAFAWWQAQIDRSLETGIRGFKLDAGQDLEADALLHGGRIGRDVHNSYATEYSRVFFESLTKKYGDDFLMIPRAAWMGSSAYTNFKWPGDLSGSFANNGLPSSVYSTLSLAFSGFPFVSTDIGGFEDRPAPEHVWLRWAQFGAMLPGMQTLHMPWWYSKEASDHFRYLSWLHTDLIPLWMTLANEAAATGAPVCRPLVWSNQKDIDTWRVDDQFTVGTSLLVAPMLNANPERSIYLPEGLWYDFWDETQTTQGPARVTWFKGWNARTKFPLYIKEGAIIPMEISNAESGFGSAESAGFVTLAMWPMVRGSSEFVLHDTEAPVRISAAWNASDELTVSWSATKRNHLLRMHLNTKKAPAGVTAGGQSLKAQSSLQAFRAGGEGWFFDAPTQKLWVKKLNDGREASVRIVLN; from the coding sequence ATGAACAAAGCTTTCGTGTTTTTTCTTCGTCTCACCGTCCTGAGCGTGTGCTGGCTCCAGCCCATGCTGGCTGCGCCGGTGTCATCGAACTCATGGCTTCGTGAGACGCCGGACTCATTCAGTTTCCACAACGAAGAGGCCGTGCTCGTACTGGAGCGACAGGCTCTGGGAATTCGTCTTCAGGATGCCGCGGGAAAGACTTATTTTAGCCAATCCGACCGTCCTGCCTTTTTGATCGACGGCAAATGGGTGTCCCTCGCAGGACTCCAGAGCGCGTCGCTCGACGGCGATAGTGTGCGGCTGCAGTTCAAGCTTTCCAGTGGAGCAGATGCACGCGGTGAGGTGCGTAAATTTGGAAAAAACGGATTCCGGATAATCCTGGCGCCAGAAAATCGCGGAGCGACGGCTGTGCGCGGTGGGAACATGCTGGGAACAGTGGAGGAAATTTACGGCTTCGGCGAAATGTGGAACGGCCGGGTGGCGCAACGCGGTCAGTCGTTCGACCTGTGGGATAAAGGCGGCACGCCGGATGAATGCGCCTACATGCCCTACTATGTATCGACGGCCAACTATGCCTTTTTCCTGAACTACGGTGGGAGCGTGCGCTTCGATGTCGGTCAGAAAAGCTCTGATCGCATTTCCTACGAGGCGCCGACGGGGGAGCTGGATATCACGCTGGTGCGTGGCGAGAGCATTGCTTCGACGGTGAAAAATTTTCTCTCGGTTATCGGGCTGCCAGCGCGTCCTCCGCGCTGGTCGTTCAAACCGTGGTTCTGGCTGATGTCAGATCCGGATCAACCGAGTGCGAATATCGACACGCTGCGGGGGCACCACTCGGTCGATATGGTGAAGAAACTTCATGCGATGAATATTCCCGTGGGCGTCACGTGGTTTGAGCCACCTTGGCAGGACGCACGTTCCTCGTTCATTCCGAATCCCGCATTCAGTCCCGATTTCAAAGCACTCAACAAGGAACTCGAAGACTTGGGCGTGCGTGCTCTCGCGTGGACGGTGCCGTACACGACGAAAAATTCACGCAACTGGCAGGAGGCCGTGGATCGTCGCTTAATGGTGCAGCGAAATGCGCCGGCTGAAACGGGCGACGTGAAAATTTCCACTTCGGGCGAGCTGGTCGGCCGCTACTACAACATGATCGATCTCTACAATCCGGAGGCCTTCGCGTGGTGGCAGGCGCAGATCGACCGCAGTCTCGAGACTGGCATTCGCGGTTTTAAACTCGATGCCGGTCAGGATCTCGAAGCCGACGCACTGCTGCATGGGGGCCGCATCGGTCGGGACGTGCATAATTCCTACGCGACGGAGTACAGCCGCGTTTTCTTCGAGTCGCTGACCAAGAAATACGGCGACGATTTTCTGATGATTCCCCGGGCCGCGTGGATGGGCTCCTCGGCTTACACCAATTTCAAGTGGCCGGGTGATCTCAGCGGAAGCTTCGCAAACAACGGACTGCCCTCATCCGTCTATTCAACGCTGTCGCTCGCGTTTTCAGGATTTCCCTTTGTCTCGACGGACATCGGCGGTTTCGAGGACCGGCCCGCGCCCGAACACGTCTGGCTGAGGTGGGCGCAGTTCGGCGCGATGCTGCCCGGCATGCAGACGCTGCACATGCCCTGGTGGTACTCCAAGGAAGCGTCCGATCATTTCCGTTATCTGTCATGGCTGCATACCGACTTGATCCCGTTATGGATGACGCTCGCGAACGAAGCCGCCGCGACGGGCGCGCCGGTCTGCCGGCCACTCGTGTGGAGCAATCAAAAGGACATCGATACCTGGCGTGTGGATGATCAGTTCACCGTCGGCACTTCGCTGCTCGTGGCGCCGATGCTCAACGCGAATCCCGAGCGCTCCATCTATCTGCCGGAAGGCCTGTGGTACGATTTCTGGGACGAAACGCAGACAACGCAGGGCCCTGCACGGGTGACCTGGTTCAAGGGGTGGAACGCTCGCACGAAATTCCCGCTCTACATCAAAGAGGGCGCGATCATCCCGATGGAAATCTCCAATGCCGAGAGCGGCTTCGGCTCCGCGGAGTCTGCGGGCTTTGTAACGCTTGCGATGTGGCCGATGGTTCGCGGATCCAGTGAGTTCGTCCTGCACGATACGGAGGCTCCGGTGCGAATCTCTGCTGCGTGGAACGCCAGCGATGAGCTGACCGTTTCCTGGTCGGCGACGAAGCGGAATCATCTTCTCCGCATGCATCTGAACACGAAGAAAGCTCCGGCCGGTGTCACCGCAGGCGGTCAATCGCTGAAGGCGCAGAGCTCGTTGCAGGCGTTTCGCGCAGGCGGCGAGGGATGGTTCTTCGACGCGCCCACGCAGAAATTGTGGGTGAAGAAACTAAACGACGGCCGTGAAGCGAGTGTGCGCATCGTGCTGAACTGA
- a CDS encoding glycoside hydrolase family 88/105 protein has protein sequence MIKTLFKPSLLLSALLCLVSTEVRAGFDFGPYPAGASPEEVGKRVTQRFIGNDYRTFGKTGILHYVETCTWYGALTFAQRSNNIDLTAQLVARYQPLFGERAKAVPPPFNVDYSIFGALPLELFIQTRDARYLTPGLYQADQQWGLHSGQVTLSPEAQEAISKGLSWHTRLWIDDMYMITMLQTQAYRATGDRKYLDRAADEAVYYLERLQQPNGLFHHAPDVPFFWSRGNGWFAAGMSELLLRLPPQHPQRASILASYQKMMAALLKYQSEDGMWRQLIDGPDSWKESSGTGMFTFAFITGVKNGWLDAETYGPAARKGWLALVGQINPDGAVRDVCEGTNKKNDRQYYLDRLRIVGDLHGQAPVLWCATALLR, from the coding sequence ATGATAAAGACACTGTTCAAACCTTCCCTCCTGTTGTCTGCGTTGTTGTGTCTGGTGAGCACAGAAGTTCGCGCAGGCTTCGACTTTGGTCCCTATCCGGCGGGAGCGTCTCCGGAGGAAGTCGGAAAGCGGGTAACTCAGCGTTTCATTGGCAACGATTACCGCACCTTTGGAAAAACCGGCATCCTTCATTACGTCGAAACCTGCACCTGGTACGGCGCGCTGACGTTTGCCCAGCGTAGCAACAACATCGATCTGACTGCGCAACTGGTTGCGCGCTATCAGCCCCTTTTTGGTGAACGCGCAAAGGCGGTGCCGCCTCCGTTCAACGTCGACTACTCCATCTTCGGCGCGCTGCCGCTGGAGCTCTTCATCCAGACACGCGATGCGCGTTATCTGACGCCCGGACTTTATCAGGCGGATCAGCAATGGGGTCTGCACTCGGGCCAGGTCACGCTCAGCCCGGAGGCGCAAGAAGCGATCTCGAAAGGACTCAGCTGGCATACGCGTCTCTGGATCGACGACATGTACATGATCACCATGCTGCAGACGCAGGCGTATCGGGCGACCGGTGACCGCAAGTATCTCGATCGCGCGGCTGACGAAGCGGTTTATTATCTCGAGCGTCTTCAGCAGCCCAACGGGCTTTTTCATCACGCACCCGATGTGCCGTTTTTTTGGAGCCGCGGGAATGGCTGGTTCGCCGCCGGTATGTCTGAATTGCTCCTGAGATTGCCGCCGCAGCATCCGCAGCGCGCGTCCATTCTCGCGAGCTATCAGAAGATGATGGCCGCACTGCTGAAGTATCAGTCGGAGGATGGCATGTGGCGGCAATTGATCGACGGTCCTGACTCGTGGAAAGAATCGTCGGGCACGGGCATGTTCACCTTTGCGTTCATCACGGGGGTAAAGAATGGCTGGCTCGATGCGGAGACCTACGGACCGGCGGCTCGCAAGGGCTGGCTCGCGCTGGTGGGGCAGATCAATCCCGACGGTGCCGTGCGCGATGTGTGCGAAGGCACCAACAAGAAAAACGACCGGCAATACTACCTGGACCGACTTCGCATCGTCGGCGACCTGCACGGACAGGCACCGGTGCTATGGTGCGCGACCGCCCTGCTGCGTTGA